TCGGCGCGGTCGGGGATACAGAGTCTGCCCGCCATTTACACGCGGGTGGGGCAGACCTACGGCGCAACCCGGCTGCAGATGTACCGGCACGTCGTGCTGCCGGGCATGGCGCCATCCATGGCGCAGGGGCTGAAGCTGGGGTGGTCGTTCGGCTGGCGCTCGCTCATGGCGGGCGAGCTGCTGTTCGCGGGCCTCGGCCTGGGGCAAATGATGACGATGGGGCGGGACCTGAACGACATGGGCATGGTGATTGCCGTCATGCTCGTGATCGTCGCCGTGGGCCTCGTCGTCGACAGGCTGGCGTTCGGCCGCCTGGAGTGGTGGGTACAGGACCGGTGGGGAGTGGGGGGCGGAAGGCAGTGAGCAGTGGGCAGTCGGCCAATCCAACAGCCGACACCCGGTTTTAGGCTGTTAGCTCACTGCCCACTGCTCACTGCTCACTACTTCTTCCGCGCTTCTTTTTCCTTCTTGAGCTTGTCGAACATGGCGGAGTTGTAGTAGGTCATGGGAGGCACGTTCTCGCGGATGACCCGTTCCTTGATGATCTCTTCGAACTCGTTGTGCTCCTCGGACCAGTCGGCAACCGCCACCGCCCACTGCTGGGGGACGCACATCACACCGTCGTCGTCGCCGACGATAAGGTCGCCCGGGCGCACCGCGATTCCGCCGCAGCCGATCACAACGTTCTCCTCGAAGGACATGGGCCACGGCGCCAGGGCCGCTGACGGCGTGCCGCCCTTCGCATAGATGATATAGCCGTATTTCCGCACCGTGGACAGGTCGCGAATAGCGCCGTCGGTGACGATACCCTCAGCCCTGTTCATCTTGAGCTGGAGCAGCTTCATGTCGCCGCCGCTGGAGCCATAGCGCACGCCGTTGACGTCGCACACCAGCACGTCGCCGGGGCCGCAGCGGTTCATGGCGTGCGTTTCCGGGGCGTTCTGGCCCTTGCCCGTCTCCGCCAGCAGGTCCGGGCGGGAGGGCACGAAGCGCACGGTGCGGGCGCGGCCGACCAGCTTGCGGCCGGGCGTCTGAAGGTCCACGCCCTGCATGAAGCTGAGGCCGTACCCATACAGGGTGTGGAGGGCGCTCCAGATTGTGGGCGTATCAATTTTGCGGTAGCGCTCTATCAGCTCGTGGGTGATCTCGTAGGCGGGCAATGTGGTCCTCCTTGGTCTGTGACGCGCGCGATATTATTCCAATGTTGTCGTGGTGGCGTCAACAGAGGTGAGCGAGATATGAGAGAAGTCCGAAGCCGAGGTGGCGCCGTGCCAGTGCTTCTCGCCCGCCGGAATGAACACGGTACCCCCCTCCGCAATCTCCGTCTGGCTGGCCTCCGTGGCGATGATACCGCGGCCGGACGTGACGTACAGCACCTGGTCGCTCGTGTGGACGTGGAACTTGTTGCGCGCGCCGGCGCCGAAGTTCACCATGTGGAAGTTGAAGAAGCGGCTGATGTCCGAGCCCACAAGCGGGTTTGACGTGACCCTCCCGCCCGTGAATATGGGCCGGTCCGACTGGTCCACGGTCTGCCGCTCCACACGCCTCAAGACTCTCATTAGAGCACTCCGTCCGGGTTGAATAGGACGCGACTAATCGTATCGCCGCAGCACCGAAAAACAAAGGGGAGTGAGGGCGGTGTTTGATGGGGGTGTGGTCGGGTGAGGGCTCGCTGGAATCTACATTTGCCCGGTTGACCTAGTGGGGTACTTGGCAAGCACATGTGCGCGTTCCGCAGGCGGCAGAGTTCGTGGAGATGTCGGAGGGGAGTCCTATCCCGAGGTGTATTGCGCGGTTCACGACGCCGCATCGAACCTACCGCCTGTGCTTCCATCCGACGGTCACCATTTTGTACCGCCACCCTTTTCGCGCACAGAACTCCTCCGCGCTTTGGCGCTTGAGCTTTGTCGTTGCCCAGAACATGAGCGGTAAGCCCTTGGTCTCGTGGAGTGCCTGAGAGCCGTCGTTGTAGGTCACCAGAAAATCCGGATGGTATTTTCGCGGAAGTCCGAGGAATACATAGGGGATTTTCACGCCATGCCGCTTTGCCCATTCTTTGACTGCAGGATCGTGCTCTAGCTCGACCATGTACTTGCGCTCCAGAGCAGAGTCATAGGCTTCCGTTCCCATCGGCGATCTACGCAGGTTGGAGAGGGTTCCCCGTTTGCTTTTCATGTTCCTCCGTCACCGGTGGTGCCGCCAGAATACTCGCGATAAGCCTTGGATTGTAAAAATTGGGTTTGATCTGATCAAAAAGGTTCCATACCAGGCGGAGACGATCAAGATCGTCCAAATCATGTACTCTCACACCGCCGGTCAACCGGCGCGCGATGTGCTCGTGGATTACCCGCAAGACGACCTCCTGACGAGAGTCCGCCTGGCCGTCGAACTCCAAGAGCGAGGTTCGCGCAAGGTCTCGAATCCTCTGCCCGAGTTTCTTTCTTATCTCATCCTTGTCCTTCGGCGTGTCGGCCGCCAGCAACGCCGGGTCGATTTTCGGGAGCACAAGTTTTTCAAGCGCGTCATGGCCTGAATCTAGATTGCGGGACAGAATCTGGGAGATGGATTGCCGGATGATGGTCCCGCGAAAGTCGTACTCACAGTCATCAAGGTATTTGCGCCAGTCGGTTATTGGCTCAAGGACCTGCGGTTCCGGTATTGGTGGAAGATCGGACAGATCGAAAGACTCAAGAGTGTCCTTCGTTGCTTTATCGATGTCCATGGTTCCCTGGACGGCCGGTTCCGGTATCTTCTCCGAGTCGATGGTATCGCCCGGGTTCAGGGGGGATGTGTAGCGGTCCGCCTCGATCATTTCCCAAAGCCAGTCGTGTTTGAAGATAGGGTGATCGATTACATGGCATTGTTCCCACTGCAGCCCTCGGGCGTTAACACGCCGAAGGCCTCGCCCAATAATCTGCGGGCCGTACACTGAGAACTTCCGGTTGCCCACCTCGGTATAACTGAACTTTCTGAACAAGAGAATTGCCGAGATGTTCTTTACGTCCCAACCTTCCCGAAGCATCATCACGGACACAATCGCGTCGTACTTGGAGTTGCGAATATCCTTGTTGATGGACATCGCCTCTTCTTTAAGTTCCTCCTCCACCTCATTGTGGAGCAATAGCACCCGGAGTTTGCCGCCGTTGATTTCCTGTTCTTCAAGAGTCCTTGCAATGGCCTTGGCATCCTCGATGTTGAGCGCCACGACGAATAGGAGCGGTTTGTAGGTGGGCTTCCCGTCATCGGCCACGGTACCGTTAGCCTTTGATGACGCAAGCACTCCAGGGCAATTTCTATCTGCTGGCCCAATGGACCAGGGTTCATTGTGTAACGGACTGCGGGTATTTTTTCTGCTCGATTGCCTGCCACGGAACCTCTTCGGCGCTGACCTCTTTCTTTGTCTCCCAATCGTAGTATGTGAACTTGACCTTACTAATCTCCGGTTCGAAGACTACGACGCGCTTGATCACTTTATCGTGCATTGCTTCCCGAATGCCGTAGACGTAGATCATCTCGCTGTCGGGGTGCAGCCCATCCAGCCGGTCCGGCGTTGCGGTAGTATCGAGTCGAAAAAAGCGCTTCGGCTTCAATTTGTTGACCAGATCGTTGTACTTTTCAGCGCGCGTGTTGTGCGCCTCGTCGTTGAATATGCAAAGACGATCACAGTTTTGGGAGATCACCTTCCAGTTGTCAGCGCCATCATACAGCTGCTGAACGTTGCCTATGATGATGTTCGCCCCACGGATTCCAGCCGAAGGCTTCCCCATCTCCATCACGTGCGTGGCAATGCGCTTGGGAGTGTCAACGTCCGCCCCAAAGAAAAACGGGAACTGCCTGAAGACATATTCCTTGTTTCCCGAATCGAAGGCGTCAAGGAGCCGTTTCCGGACCACGGTGTTGGGCACCAGAATCAAGTGTTGGGTTATACCATGGACCTGCATCATGTAGGCAACCATGCCGCCAATAATTACGGTCTTCCCGCCTCCGGTCACGACGTTGGCGAGCAGGTCTTTCTTACCCAATATATCAAAGCAGTACACGCTGCGCTGAATCGCCTCCAACCGGTGCGGCCATAACGGTGGGCTGAATGTCGGTGCCTTGAGGTTCTTCAGGAATTCGCGCCCTTTTTCCGGTATACCCAGGTACCCGGCGTTGCGCCAATCCCTGTAGTTACCTTCATGAGCCGCGAAAGCGTAATTCATGCGGTTACTTCCAGTTTCAACGTCCGTATTGCCTCAGCGCCGAGGTTATCCTGGAGTCGGCAAGCGACGATGTGGGTTCCGACTTTCGGGAAGGTGTGCTCAGCTTCGAGGGCTGCCTCAAATTTATGGCCGGCTTTCTTCGCGTCTAGACCTTTCAACTCCCGGCGGCTCAAGATGTATGCGGAATCAGCGGCGAAATACCCTCGCTCGTAATCGAAGTCCCACTGGCAGTTAATAAGATAGCCGCCGGCATTGGTGCTCACCGTATCCCTTGCAACAAACTGGTACCGCCGTGGTCCTATGTTTGTTGCCGCGACTTCGCCCACGACAGGCTCCTTGGTGAAGCGCAGCAAGAACTCATTGTCGTCAGCGTCCGGGTACTTCTGCCGGATCCGCTCTCGGAACTCTTCACTGTCGATGAACAAGAAGTCGAAGTCCATGTCGGTGCCCCGAGGCTGTATGTTTTTGCGGATGTAGTCAGCCAGCCTTTTGCGGTATGCGATGAGCTCTGGTGACGCCCTCCAGCAAACGTACCGCGCGATGGTTCGGACATTGGGCTGAAGGTGTTTCCTGACAACAGCCTCAAAGAACGCCTGGACATCTTTCGCGTCCGGCGTCATATTCGGATCGGATGGCCCTACACGGAGAGGCTCCCTCGCAGAGCGCCACCCGCTTATGGGATCGTCCGAGTTATCGAGCTGCGCTGCAAGGCATGCGACGACAAACCGCTCAAACTCGGCCTGGTCTACCGCCTTAAATCGGTCCATTGGGTAGACACCGACATAGTTAACACGTATGTCAGGGATGGCCGTTTTTGTCTCCGGTAATTGAAGGCGCGTCTGAACGCTGCCCGCTTGGCCATAGTTGGACTTGACTCCAGAGAGATCTTCGCCTTGATTGACTATGCGATTCAGAGTCACAGAGACCGAGACGCGTGAAGAGTCGCAGGCAATCCAGCGTCGACCGAGGCGTTGCGCTACGGCCGGCGCGGTACCGCCACCGCAGAAGAAATCCGCCACAATATCGCCTGCATTGCTCGAACCGCTAACAATGCGCTCTAATAGTGCTTCCGGTTTCTGTGTAGGATATCCAATGCGCTCGTCAGCCACTTGGTTAATGCGTTTGATATCGTCCCAAACGTCTGGCACAGGTTCGCCTTCTTGTTCATCCAGATACCTTTTGAATTCAGGCTTACCTGTTTTTGTTAGGACAAATCGTCCTCTACTCCAATAATCATCAATCGTTTCTTGAATCCAACGCCAATGACGCCCGGCGGGCGGTGCGATCAGCCTGTCTCCGAACCTTCTCGGCGGGCCATCACCGGCCCCCGTAGCATCCTCTTTCCAGTAAAGTCTGCCATCCGTATCAGTGAACCTAAAGTATTTCTTGACGTATTCCTCAGAGTAGGGTCGATATTGCGACTGCCATCGGTAGATTCGCGTCTTTGAATACCAGAATATAACATCATGGATTTGTCCATATCTCTGGGCGTCACTATGAGAAGTGCTTCGTCTCCATACGATTTCATTTCTGAAGTGCTCAAATCCAAATATCTTATCCATCTCAGCTTTGATGTAATGGCTGGTATGCCAATCGCAGTGCACATAGATGGAGCCGGTATCCTTTAAGACCCGGCGCATCTCCCAAAGCCGCGCATTGAGCCATACGAGGTAAGTCGGGAGGCCGCCATCCCATGTGTCGCTGAACGTGCGCACCTCGCTGGTGTCGCCCCATATGACGTTGTACTCTGCACCGGAGAAGAACGGCGGGTCGATGTATATGAGGTCGATGGAGTTACTGGGCAGAGTGCGAAGCACCTGCAGATTGTCACCATATTACAGTCGGTTCGGCTCCAGGTCTGGACGGCCGAACTGAACCCAGTCACCATTGAGGTTCGGCGCAAGGTGGGGCAGCTTAATAAACGGGAAGACCGCGTCGTATCCTTTGCCGGGAACAAAGCCAAGTGGCGGGTTGGTGGGGTCCGGAAGATTGCTGAGTTTGGAGCGTACCCTTTGCGCAACACGGAAGACCTTTTCCTGGTGGGGAAGGGCTTGCTGTTCGGATTCGGCTTGCATTCGGCTCAGGTCCGCCGGTTCTGCCGACGCCACGGTCATGGAATCAGGGTGGTGGTTCGTTGCGGGCTGGCCTGGCATGAATCAGGGCTCCCGGTGTGAGTTTGCCAAATTGTAGTGGCCGCTCAAAGCATGGGCAAGTGTGCATCCCGTGTTCTTCAAACCGATAGTCAACGGGACTTGCGCCTTTGGGCGACATCGCAACTCCGATGAATCACCCTATTGTTTGTGATTCCTTCGTAATCTATGAACACTGAACCTGCAGATTTCATCGGGGGCTGGTGATCAAGGTTCCAGTCATCTCCTTCCCTGCCACCATCGCCGCACTCAGCGCAAATGCCGCCCTGCCGTTCAAGTAGCTAATTACGATACTCTTTCCGCATTGGGCGCAGGATGTTGCCGCCGATTGACATAGCCCGGCTGAGGTAAGCTGGCAGAGTCACCTCGTAAGAGCCGTCGGGCATCGGTTTCATACCTTCGGCAGGCACTCGAATAACCCACTGGTTTAGGTTCACATCGAAGGTCGGCTTGTAACGGGAGTTGAACGAGTCGCTTCGTTCCAACCTATCGGGGGAGGTCATATGACACCATCCTCGCTGTCGTCTGTGATTTGATCGTCACTGTATGCCCAGCGACTCCCTTATCTCTCTGCCCCTCTCGTACGCCGGCTTTTCCAGCGGGTGCTCCCAGCCGCGCCTGCGGTGAGCGGGCCGCCAGTCGCGCAAGTAGCGGAAGAAGAAGCGCCACCAGCCTGACTGTCGCTGCTGCTCCACATGGAACAGCTCGTGGCCGATGAGCGCGATGCCGGCGGGAGTGTCGGGGCTGTCTGCCCGGCGGGTGAGGTGGACGGTCTGGTTGATAGTGACCGCCTTCTGCCCGGACGCGCCGAAGATGAGACCGAAGAGGGAGCCTCGCACTATCTTCGCGCGCCGCAGCGAGGGCTCGTAGTACCAGGGCCGCAGGCGGGTTATGGCGTGCTCGGGAATGGTGACGCGGCAGGACATGGCAACTCCATGCGAGGAGCTGCACCGAATTGTACGCCGTCGGCCGGCCCGCCACATCGGGGCAGGCCGACAGCGAAAAGCGAGGTCTACCCCTCGGCCAGCAGGGCGGGGTCGGGTCGGAAGACGCACTCGCGGCAGACGGACTCCGGGAGGAGCTTCCAACGGATCATCAGGTTGAACGCGAAGCAGCCGGCGCAGAAGGCAAGGAAAGCCTCCAGGCTTGCGAAGAGCAGAAGAATGCCCAGCAGGACATTTGCGGCGGTCGTAAGCCCGAAGCCGAAGTGCAGGACCGTCACCGTCGCCGTGAACACGAGTCCGATGCCCTGGGCGAAGCGTTTGGGCGGGCCGGGCACCGGCCGCTCGGGGATCTTGAAAAACGGGACGATCACCCTCGTGGCCAGCAGGCTGGCGGGGCTGAAGCGCGGGCCGGAGGCGACCCGGGCAAGGAAGCCGTAGGTCATGATAAACAGCACCCACGTCTGGTCGAAGACTAGCACGGCCGCGGCCATCAAGATGACCATCCCCGCAACCATGCGGGCTGCCACATCGTTGGCCGGGTTTGGAAAGCTGAATAGTGACTTGAACGATGACATTTCTCGGCGAATCTCCTTGCGGGATTGGACAAAAAACAAAAAGCCCTCGACATCGGGTGGCGAGGGCAATGGTTCCGGTTGTGTTCATCGGGCGCGACAAGCGCCCAGGCGTCAGGCGCGCGTCACCGAAGAGCCGGAGCCTCCCTCTTTGGACAGCATGTACACGCGCAGACCAGTGAAATGAACATGTTGCGTTCAGAATACCACCGACGATTTTCGTTGTCAAAGCAGGCGGGGACGCAACACCAGGGCGATATCTTGCCTTTGCCGCCTTCGGTCAGGTATAACATCCGCGTTGTGCAGGAGTCGCGCCGTCCAACGAAAGCATCGCCGGAAGGAAGTCCAAACACATGAGAGCAGCCTGGATCGATAGCCCGAAGCAGTGGAAGATACGCACGGACGCGCCCGAGCCCGTCCTGCGCGACGGCAATATCATCGTGAAGCTTGAGCGATGGTCGGTCTGCGGGAGCGACATCCGCAACGAGTTCGGGCCGATCCACCCGGAACACCGCTACCCGATCAAATTAGGAAAGCCTGGCCACGAGTGCGCCGGCGTGGTGGTGGAGACGAAGTCCCTCAAGTTCAAGGTGGGCCAGCGCGTCATTGTTATCCCCACACCGGACGGAGTCGGCGGCTTCGTGGACTACATCGAGGCGCTGCCGGACCGCACAGCCCTGCTCCCGGATGAGGGCGACCTGACAGGCTGGCTGATGTGCCAGCCATCCGGGACGGTGCTGTACGCGGTCCAGCGCATCGGGACGATCATCGGCAAGAGCGTGCTTGTGATAGGGCAGGGCGCGATAGGCCAGTCGTTCACCGCCATCTGCTCGCGCCTGGGAGCGAAACAGGTCATCGCCGCCGACCTCTATGACTACCGGCTGGAACGCTCGAAAAAATTCGGTGCAACCCACACTGTCAACGCGTCCAAGGAAGACATGGACAAGTGCGTCAGGGAGCTTACCGGCGGCCGGATGCCGGACATCGTCGTCGAGGCCGCGGGGTACCCGGAGACGCTGAATGCCTCCATCCGCCTTGTGGGCAAGTTCGGGCGCATCATGATGTTCGGCGTGCAGGAGGGCGGTGCAGGTCACCACATCAAGGTGGACACCCACCCCCTGATGAACAACGAGGCGACGATTATCCCGGCGGCGGCGGCGCGGAGCGGGGATCCCATCGGCCACATCGAGACGATGATCCAGCTGCGGCGGCGCGGCTGGTGGGACCCGGCGGAGATGATCACCCATCACATGAAGTTCAACGACATCCAGAAGGCCTTCGAGATGTACGAGCGCCGCGAGGACAACATGATCAAAGTGGTCATGAGCTAGGGCTGGGACAAGTGGTATAGTGTGTCTTGGGGTCATTCGCCGGCAAGCGGAACCTTGAGGAGGTGTGTGAAGCGATGGAGAAACGGATTACTGTAGACTCGCGAATTCAACATGGGCGGCCTGTGATAACGGGGACAAGGGTACCTGTAACCAGAGTTTTGGGAGAGCTTGCCAGCGGGAAATCGGTTGACGAGATTATGAAGGAGTATGTCCTTGCCAGAGAGGACATTCAGGCGGCCATAAGGTACGCTGCGGAACTAGTTGAGTTGGAACAACACCACCCTCTCCCAACATCCGGTGGGTAGACCTTGGACTTCCTGGTAGACGAAGACCTGTCTTGGCATGCACGGGACTTCTTGCGAGAGCGGGGTCATTATGCTGTTCATGTGGTTGACGTTGGGCTACGTTCGATGCCTGATGAATCCATAGCCGATTACGCGAAGGCCCAGCGGCTACGTATCGTCACCGCTGACAAGGGCTTCACGGACATTCGCAATTACCCGCCAGCCGACTACTTCGGAATAGTGGTCCTCCGAGCGAACACGGAATATGAAAGCACGGATTTCTACATTGGATTGCTGGACGCCTTGTTAGGCCACGAGGAGCTGGTAGCGCAGCTTAGCGGGAAGCTGGCGATAGTCAGCTCATCCGGCATTCGAATCCGCACGAAGTGACAAACATGAAAATTCTGCTTACATCCGCCTACACCACCCTTGCGCAGTACCTGGCGGACTCGCTGGCCGGCGAGCACGAAATCACCATGACGCATATCGCGCCGGTGAAGACGAAGCACCGGTTCGTGCAGGCGGAGCTGGGCCACGACAAGGACACGAACGAGCTCGTGCGCGGCATGGATGCGATCATACACACGGGCAAGGTTGACCCGAAATGGAGCGACTCCGAGAAGCTCGACTACCAGACGCGGCGGCTCTACAACCTGCTGTGGGCAGCCTCCGAGGAGAAGGTCGCGAAGTTTATCTACCTGGGCTCACTTCGCGTGATGTTCACATACCCTGAAGAGTACATCGTCACCGAGCGATGGAAGCCGTCGATGTCCACGGATGTCCCCGTCCTCTGCCACCGGCTGGGCGAGTACACCTGCCGCGAGTTCGCGCGGGAGCACAAGATCAACGCGGTCTGCCTCCGGCTCGGGGACCTGGTCTTCGACCCCGCGAAGGTGGACTACCCCAAGACTGCGCTGTACCTGGACGACATGCTCCAGTCGGTGCAGAAGTCACTGACGGCAAAGCTGCCCACGTGGGCGCTGTTCCACATCCAGTCGCAAATGCCCGACCAGCGGTTCATCACCACCGAAGCGCAGCAGACCCTCGGCTTCGTCCCGGCGAGGCGCTAGGCCGCCATGAAAGTGCTGTTACTGGGCTCGAACGGCTTCATGGGACCGCACGTCATCAAGGCGCTGCGCGGTCTCCACGACCTCTCTCCCACGGACGTGAGGCCGCCGCCGCCGGAGTTCTCGTACGAATGGGAGAAGGTGGACGTTACCGACGCCGGGCAGGTGGCGGACGCCGCACAGGGTATGGACTCGATCGTCTACCTCGCGGTACTGCGCCATGATCCCGCGACGGCGTTCGCGGTAAACACGATCGGCACGTACAACATGATGGCCGCCGCGGTGCAGCACGGCATAAAGCGTATCGTCAACACGGGTCCGCAGTCCGTTGTGACCGGCATGGACGAATGGCTCGACCATGCCATCAACCCGGACTCGCCCGTGCATTCCGACACCAGGGTCTACGGCACCAGCAAGGCGCTCGGCCACGAGATCGCGCGCATCTTTACCGAGAACCATGACCTGTACGTGACCACGTTCCTGTACTCGCACTTCCGGGGCACGACGCCTCGCCATGAGGACCCCACCTTCTGGAAGCCGTTCACCGTGGCGCGGGAAGACGCGTCTGAGCTAATACGGCTGGCGCTGGAGATACCGCTCGAACGGCTGCCTTCGCGATTCGAATCGTACTTCCCGATGGCGGACGTCCCGCACGGCCAGTACTTGAGCGATAAGGCCAAGCGAGTCTTCGGCTGGCAGCCGAAGGTTTCGTTCGAGGAGTTCTGGAAGAGGCCCACGCAATGAACGTACTTATACTCGGCGGCAACGGCTACCTGGGTCCGCACGTCGTCAGGGCGCTGAAGGGCAAGCACAACCTCAGGGTGACGGATATCAAGCCGCCGCCGGAGGGGGAAAAGTACGACTGGGAGCGGCTGGACGTGTCCGACCTGGACGCGGTGGTCCGTGCCGCCGAGGGCATGGACGCGATTATCAACCTGTCCGTCCTGCGCCACGACCGGAAGTTGGCTTTTGATGTGAGCACCCGGGGCTCATACAACATGATGGCCGCGGCGGTGCAGCACGGGATACGTAGAGTGATCAACACAGGCCCGCATTTCACCATTACCGGGGCCACGTACGAGCGGTTCGACCACGAGATCGGCCCCGATGTGCCGCCGCAGCCCGGCACCATCCTGTACGCGCTCACGAAGTCGCTCGGCCACGAAGTCACGCGCATCTTCACGGAAAACCACGATATCTACGTGATGATGCTACTGTTCTACCACTTCCGCTATATGTACAACCGGCCTGACGACGAGCGGCAGTTCAAGCCGTTCACCGTTACGTGGGACGACGCAGGCGCGATCTTCCCCCTGGCTCTCGAATACCCGCTCGAGAAGCTACCTTCCAGGTTCGAGAGCTTCTTCGTATTCGCGGACATGCCTCAGCGCCAGTTCCTGAACGACAAGGCAAAGCGCGTCTTCGGCTGGCAGCCGACGTACAACTTTGAGAGCTTCTGGAAGCGGGGGTAGAAATTACGAAATACGAATTAGGAGCCGGATCGCAAATTCGTAATGCGTAACTTTCTCTCACTCCGGCTTCCAGGACTCGATGCGGACGCGCTGGGTGGGGGCGGGGGGATTGGTGAGGCCGGGCGATTGGGCCAGGTAGGCGGTCAGCGTGACATCCTCCACGCGGGCCGTAACGATGAAGTCGGTGCCGGCCTGAACGTAGAGCCACGTTGCATCCTCGCTCCCGGGGGCGAAAGGTCGCGAGTCGATAGCCGAGGCGCCCGTGTTAGTGAACACCACGGTGTACGCTCCCCCAGCCGCCAGCGGCCCCGCCATGAGCGCGCCCGGCCCCACGGCGTCAGAGCTTGTCGCCACCAGAGTCCTGCTAGCGCCTTCCCCTCTGTACAGGTCTAGACTCCAGTCAGCATTACCAGTGAACGCCCAGTTGACGCGAATCATGCTGCCGGGTCGCACTTCGCGCAGCACAAAATCGTGCGACTGCCACGCCGCGAGCGCGCCGACCTGCGGGTCGACGTAGTCGTACGTTGGCGTTGAAGTAGCCGCTACTCTCCTGATCTCCACCGCGGCGGTGAAGTCGCCGACTGAAACGGTGGACGTCGATACGGCCTGCGCAGGGGCGGGCCCGGTGATGAGGCGGCCCGCCGTGGTGTTGACGGCCGCGTCCGCCGCGTACATGGCGGCGAGGGTATCCAGGTCGTTCGCCCCCGCGCCCGCCACCGTGGCCGCCCGCTGAAGCATCGCGAATACTACGAGCGTGCCTATTGCGATGATGGCTATCACAATCGGCATCACAAGGCCGGACTCGGATGCGAGCGCCCTCCCGGCGCGCCGGGCGCTCACTGCGGCCACTCCGCGAAAACGACGAGGTCGTCGATATGCACGGTCGCGCCGCCGGTCAGCGCGGCCTCAATGCGGATGACCGCTGGCCCGGAGATAGGGTCAGGGAGGATAAGCTCGACCGGTGCCCCGGTGTTCGCCAAGAAGATAGAGCCGCGGGG
The SAR202 cluster bacterium DNA segment above includes these coding regions:
- a CDS encoding DUF433 domain-containing protein, producing the protein MEKRITVDSRIQHGRPVITGTRVPVTRVLGELASGKSVDEIMKEYVLAREDIQAAIRYAAELVELEQHHPLPTSGG
- a CDS encoding DUF4395 domain-containing protein; the encoded protein is MSSFKSLFSFPNPANDVAARMVAGMVILMAAAVLVFDQTWVLFIMTYGFLARVASGPRFSPASLLATRVIVPFFKIPERPVPGPPKRFAQGIGLVFTATVTVLHFGFGLTTAANVLLGILLLFASLEAFLAFCAGCFAFNLMIRWKLLPESVCRECVFRPDPALLAEG
- a CDS encoding NAD(P)-dependent oxidoreductase; amino-acid sequence: MKILLTSAYTTLAQYLADSLAGEHEITMTHIAPVKTKHRFVQAELGHDKDTNELVRGMDAIIHTGKVDPKWSDSEKLDYQTRRLYNLLWAASEEKVAKFIYLGSLRVMFTYPEEYIVTERWKPSMSTDVPVLCHRLGEYTCREFAREHKINAVCLRLGDLVFDPAKVDYPKTALYLDDMLQSVQKSLTAKLPTWALFHIQSQMPDQRFITTEAQQTLGFVPARR
- a CDS encoding DUF4157 domain-containing protein; this translates as MWRAGRRRTIRCSSSHGVAMSCRVTIPEHAITRLRPWYYEPSLRRAKIVRGSLFGLIFGASGQKAVTINQTVHLTRRADSPDTPAGIALIGHELFHVEQQRQSGWWRFFFRYLRDWRPAHRRRGWEHPLEKPAYERGREIRESLGIQ
- a CDS encoding NAD(P)-dependent oxidoreductase, with amino-acid sequence MKVLLLGSNGFMGPHVIKALRGLHDLSPTDVRPPPPEFSYEWEKVDVTDAGQVADAAQGMDSIVYLAVLRHDPATAFAVNTIGTYNMMAAAVQHGIKRIVNTGPQSVVTGMDEWLDHAINPDSPVHSDTRVYGTSKALGHEIARIFTENHDLYVTTFLYSHFRGTTPRHEDPTFWKPFTVAREDASELIRLALEIPLERLPSRFESYFPMADVPHGQYLSDKAKRVFGWQPKVSFEEFWKRPTQ
- a CDS encoding zinc-binding dehydrogenase yields the protein MRAAWIDSPKQWKIRTDAPEPVLRDGNIIVKLERWSVCGSDIRNEFGPIHPEHRYPIKLGKPGHECAGVVVETKSLKFKVGQRVIVIPTPDGVGGFVDYIEALPDRTALLPDEGDLTGWLMCQPSGTVLYAVQRIGTIIGKSVLVIGQGAIGQSFTAICSRLGAKQVIAADLYDYRLERSKKFGATHTVNASKEDMDKCVRELTGGRMPDIVVEAAGYPETLNASIRLVGKFGRIMMFGVQEGGAGHHIKVDTHPLMNNEATIIPAAAARSGDPIGHIETMIQLRRRGWWDPAEMITHHMKFNDIQKAFEMYERREDNMIKVVMS
- a CDS encoding site-specific DNA-methyltransferase, whose translation is MQVLRTLPSNSIDLIYIDPPFFSGAEYNVIWGDTSEVRTFSDTWDGGLPTYLVWLNARLWEMRRVLKDTGSIYVHCDWHTSHYIKAEMDKIFGFEHFRNEIVWRRSTSHSDAQRYGQIHDVIFWYSKTRIYRWQSQYRPYSEEYVKKYFRFTDTDGRLYWKEDATGAGDGPPRRFGDRLIAPPAGRHWRWIQETIDDYWSRGRFVLTKTGKPEFKRYLDEQEGEPVPDVWDDIKRINQVADERIGYPTQKPEALLERIVSGSSNAGDIVADFFCGGGTAPAVAQRLGRRWIACDSSRVSVSVTLNRIVNQGEDLSGVKSNYGQAGSVQTRLQLPETKTAIPDIRVNYVGVYPMDRFKAVDQAEFERFVVACLAAQLDNSDDPISGWRSAREPLRVGPSDPNMTPDAKDVQAFFEAVVRKHLQPNVRTIARYVCWRASPELIAYRKRLADYIRKNIQPRGTDMDFDFLFIDSEEFRERIRQKYPDADDNEFLLRFTKEPVVGEVAATNIGPRRYQFVARDTVSTNAGGYLINCQWDFDYERGYFAADSAYILSRRELKGLDAKKAGHKFEAALEAEHTFPKVGTHIVACRLQDNLGAEAIRTLKLEVTA
- a CDS encoding NAD(P)-dependent oxidoreductase → MNVLILGGNGYLGPHVVRALKGKHNLRVTDIKPPPEGEKYDWERLDVSDLDAVVRAAEGMDAIINLSVLRHDRKLAFDVSTRGSYNMMAAAVQHGIRRVINTGPHFTITGATYERFDHEIGPDVPPQPGTILYALTKSLGHEVTRIFTENHDIYVMMLLFYHFRYMYNRPDDERQFKPFTVTWDDAGAIFPLALEYPLEKLPSRFESFFVFADMPQRQFLNDKAKRVFGWQPTYNFESFWKRG
- a CDS encoding cupin domain-containing protein, whose amino-acid sequence is MRVLRRVERQTVDQSDRPIFTGGRVTSNPLVGSDISRFFNFHMVNFGAGARNKFHVHTSDQVLYVTSGRGIIATEASQTEIAEGGTVFIPAGEKHWHGATSASDFSHISLTSVDATTTTLE